The Colias croceus chromosome 19, ilColCroc2.1 genome contains the following window.
ttctCAACCTACCAGTTTCTCGTTTGAATATGGTGTACACGGAAGAATATATTAAAGAAAAGTTAACAAAGGAGCTGGACGCGGTTCATGTTGTAAGTACGAACTGTCAAAATATCGTATACACGTCTGCATTTAGGTTGTTTTGTCgctttaaataatgttaagaCCATTGAATATTCAGTTAGAACTATAGAGAAATCGCCATGAGTAAACGCGCAGATCCGGATAAGTTTACAGTAACGAAAGACGCGTTGCTTCCCGGTCTATTTTTCGCACTTTTGATACGATGGTGCGTTGCGGCTTATCCGTATTCCGGTTATAAAAAGCCTCCGATGTATGGTGATTACGAGGCGCAGCGTCACTGGCAAGAAATAACAGTGCAAACAGCCGTgattaattggtatagaaatACGACGCACAATGATCTTCAGTATTGGGGGTTAGATTATCCCCCCTTGACGGCGTATCACAGTTTTCTCATGGGATTAATTGCTGACTGGATAGATCCAGAGTCTGTACGACTATTCGCATCGAGAGGCTACGAAAGCGACGGTCATAAAACCTTCATGAGATGGACTGTATTCTTaagtgatttatatttttatgtcacaGCAGTGTTGTGTCTCTGCATAGACGCGGAAAGAATCAAGCCAAAGGAGGACAAGAATGTGTTTAAAAGAGCTGACATATCCACAATACTATTTCTATTGTATCCCGGCATAATACTTATAGATCACGGACATTTTCAATACAATTGTATTTCTTtgggtttatttttatgggcGACATTCTTCATTATAGCTATAGAAAATGATACTTTAGCGACAATATTCTTTGTGTTAGCTCTCAACTACAAGCAAATGGAATTGTACCATGCTTTTccgtttttcttttatttattaagaaaatgttttatgGGCGTGCCAAACAGGAGTTGGAAATTGCATATTTTAAGTAGATTTAATAAACTGGCTATAGCTGTTATATCATGCTTCATAATTATATGGTGTCCGTTCATAACATCCTGGGATAACATGCTTCCGGTCATCCAAAGACTGTTTCCATTCAAAAGGGGAGTATTTGAGGACAAAGTATCTAATTTCTGGTGTACAGTCAATGTGTTCATAAAACTAAAGAATGTGTATACCAACGATGAAATGGTTAAAATGTGTTTCTTAACTACTCTAATGGCATCAATGCCATCATGTTTGGATCTATTTTTTAGGATAAACCGTAAGAAGTTTGTATTATCACTGATCAATGTGTCGTTAGCATTCTTTCTATTTTCCTTTCAAGTACACGAAAAGACAATTCTGCTTGCAGCGATCCCTGTCGCTTTGCACCTACCAAATGATCCGTTTATGTGCTTTTGGTTCCTACTAGTGTCAACTTTCAGTATGCTGCCTTTGTTACTTAAAGATCAACTACTAATACCGTTCATTGCAACAGCCCTAATATACATTTCGTTTTACAGTATAGCATTGAAATTGGCCAAACCAAACTCATGGTTCCTATCGTTTGTAAATGCGAGTTGTGTGTATAAAATTGCCAATCCGAATACCAAGTATAACTCCgttttactaaaattatttacgacTTTATTATTCTTATCGTTACAAGGCATGTTTTGGCTGATATTGGGTGCATTATTTGTTAAACCACCAGAACGTTATCCAGATCTCTTTCCGTTGTTAATATCGATGTTTTCGTGTTtccactt
Protein-coding sequences here:
- the LOC123700558 gene encoding dolichyl pyrophosphate Man9GlcNAc2 alpha-1,3-glucosyltransferase codes for the protein MSKRADPDKFTVTKDALLPGLFFALLIRWCVAAYPYSGYKKPPMYGDYEAQRHWQEITVQTAVINWYRNTTHNDLQYWGLDYPPLTAYHSFLMGLIADWIDPESVRLFASRGYESDGHKTFMRWTVFLSDLYFYVTAVLCLCIDAERIKPKEDKNVFKRADISTILFLLYPGIILIDHGHFQYNCISLGLFLWATFFIIAIENDTLATIFFVLALNYKQMELYHAFPFFFYLLRKCFMGVPNRSWKLHILSRFNKLAIAVISCFIIIWCPFITSWDNMLPVIQRLFPFKRGVFEDKVSNFWCTVNVFIKLKNVYTNDEMVKMCFLTTLMASMPSCLDLFFRINRKKFVLSLINVSLAFFLFSFQVHEKTILLAAIPVALHLPNDPFMCFWFLLVSTFSMLPLLLKDQLLIPFIATALIYISFYSIALKLAKPNSWFLSFVNASCVYKIANPNTKYNSVLLKLFTTLLFLSLQGMFWLILGALFVKPPERYPDLFPLLISMFSCFHFIFFFVYFMHQQISLPTDLPIKLKPKKNN